The genomic region TGCGCGCGGCGGTGCAGCTACTGCGACTTCGCGGTCGAGGCGGTGCGCCGGCCGCCAACGCGCGAGTGGCTGGATGCGATCGAGGCCGAGCTGCGGCTGCGCGTTGCCCGGGAGGGCCTCGGGCGCTTGTCGCTGGCGACGGTCTACGTCGGGGGCGGCACGCCGTCGCTGTTGGGCGTGGGCGCGCTCCCGGCGCTGCTGGACCGGATCGGCACGTACGCGGACATCGCGCCGGGAGCGGAGATCACGGCCGAGGCGAACCCGGAGAGCTTCACGGTTGCGCTGGCCCGTGACTGGCGGGCGGCCGGGATCAATCGCGTGAGCCTCGGCGCCCAGACGTTCCACGAGGGCGCGCTGCGCTGGATGGGCCGGCTCCACGGTGCGGACGGCCCGGCGCGGGCGGTGGCGGCGGCCCGCGAGGCGGGGTTCGACAACGTCAGCGTGGACCTGATCTTCGGGCTCCCGGACCGGTTGGGTCGGGATTGGGGTGCGGACCTGGACCGGGCGCTGGGCCTGGAGCCGGAGCACGTGTCCTTGTACGGGCTCACGGCGGAACCCGGCGCGCCGTTGGGGCGTTGGGTGGCGGAGGGCCGCGAGCGGCTGCCGGACGAGGACACCTACGCCGCCCAATACCTGCTGGCGGCGGAGCGGCTGACGGCGGCGGGCTTCCGGCACTACGAGGTCTCGAACTTCGCGCGGCCCGGCCGGGAATCGCGGCACAACCAGGTCTACTGGTCTGGTGCGCCGTACCTCGGCCTGGGGCCGGGGGCACACTCCTACCTGGCGGGCCGGCGGTGGTGGAACGTGCGCTCGTGGGCGGCGTACGCAGCGGCGTTGGGGCGGGGCGAGGTGCCCGAGGCAGGGGCGGAGACGGTGGAGGGAGCCGCAGCGCGTCTCGAGCGGACGTGGCTGGCGCTGCGGACCGATCAGGGCTTTCCGCTGGTCGCCGCGAGCCAGCGGCAGCGGCGGCTGGCGGCCCAGTGGGCGGAGCAGGGGTGGGCGGTGGTGATCGGGGACGTGCTCCGCCTGACACCCAGCGGGTGGCTCCTGCTGGACCGGCTCGCCGTGGAACTGGACGACGCGGCGTGATGGGCGGCGTGCGGTGGCGCGGCGCGGGGCCGGCGCGCGGCTTGACGCGGATCCGGCCGTGGCGCGACATTTTTCGTTGTCGTTTGGGCCTGTGCGACGCACGGACACGACGATGAGCGGCGACGTGCTCACGGAACGCGAGCGACGGGTGCTCGAAGCGGTGATCCGCACGTACGTCGAAACGGCGGAGCCCGCGGGGAGCCGTGTCGTCGCGAAGAAGTACGCGCTGGGGGTTTCGCCCGCGACGGTCCGGAACACGATGGCGGACCTTGAAGAGAAAGGCTTCCTCTACCACCCCCACGCCTCGGCCGGCCGCGTGCCGACGGACCGCGCGTACCGCTACTACGTGGACAGCATCATGCGCCCGGTCCGGCTGACCGCGGCGGAGCAGCGTCGCCTGAGGCGGGAGATCGGGGACGAGGAGGCCGCGGGCGCGCCGCTGGAGTGGCTGATCCGCCGTGCGACGCAGGCGCTGGGGCTCCTGACGGGCGAGCTGGGCGTGGCGATCGCGCCGCGTCTGGATGAGACGGTCCTGGAGAAGCTCGAGCTCGTCTCGGTGGCCAGCGACAAGGTGCTGCTCGTGTTGACGCTGGGCAGCGGGCGCATCCGTACGGTCTACGTGGACCTTCCGAGCTCGGTGCCGCCGGAGACGCTCGTCTCGGTGACGATGGTGCTGAACGAGCGGCTCGCCGGCCTGACGCTGGCGCAGGTGCGGCAGACCCTGCCGGAGCGGCTGCGGGACTCGGCGGCGCTGGATGACGCCTCGGCGACCGAGTTGCTCAACGTCTTCCTGCAGGCGGCCGAGGACGTGTTCGACAAGACCGGCGCGGACGCGCTGCACCTCGGCAATGCGAGCGTGCTGGCGAACCAGCCCGAGTTCTCGAGCGGGAGCAGCCTGAAGGGGCTGATCGAGCTGACGGAGCGACGGGAGCTGCTGGCCTCGGTCCTGGGTGATCGGGTGGGCACCCCATCGGTCCACATCACGATCGGCGGTGAGAACGCCGATCCGATGCTCACGCCGTTCACGCTGGTGACCTCGCCCTACCGGAGCGGCAGCCTGTCGGGGGTGATCGGCGTGATCGGGCCCACACGGATGTCGTACGAGAAGGTGGCCGCGATCGTGCGGTACACCAGCTTGCTGCTGTCCGAGCTGATGGGCGGGGAGGTGGACGCCCCCGACCACACGGTGGTGGCGTGATCGGCGGGACGGACGAGGCCGGCAGCGGCTGTGCGGGCCGGGTCCACCCGGGGACTCGCGCCCGGTGAAGGCGGACGGATGAGAGACTACTACGAGATCCTGGGCGTTCCGCGGGATGCGGACACCGAAACGATCAAGAAGGCGTACCGCAAGCTCGCGCTGAAGTATCACCCGGATCGGAACAACGGGTCCAAGGAGGCCGAGGAGCGGTTCAAGGAGGCGACGGAGGCGTACGAGGTCCTCCGCGATCCGCAGAAGCGTGCGGCGTACGACAGGTACGGGCACGCCGGCGTGAAGGGTGCGGGCGCCGGCGCGGGCGGCTTCGGCGGCTTCGACTTCGCGGACGCCCTCGAGATCTTCATGCGCGACTTCGGCGGCTTCGGCTTCGAGGACCTGTTCGGCGGCCGGAGCACGCGCCGCGGGGCACGAAGCAGCCGGCGGCGGGGCAGCGACATCAGCGTCCGGGTCTCGCTGACGCTCGCCGAGGTCGCGGAGGGTGCGCGGAAGACGTTCGAGGTCCAGGTGCTGGACCCGTGCGAGGCGTGCGGCGGCACGGGTTCGGAGAACGGGGCGCCGCTGGTCCGTTGCCGGACGTGCGGTGGTGCGGGCGAGGTGCGGCGGGTCCAGCGGTCGATGCTGGGGCAGCTCGTGAGCGTCACGACGTGCCCCGACTGCCAGGGCGAAGGCCAGATCATTGAGCGCCTGTGCCCGGAGTGCGGCGGTCGCGGTGTCGAGCCCGTCAAGCGTACCTTCGCCGTGGAGGTGCCGCCCGGCGTTTCGAACGGCGACTATCTCACGCTGCGTGGGCAGGGCAACGCCGGCGTCCGTGGCGGTGCGCGGGGGGACATCATGGTCGTGCTCGATGTCGAAGAAGACCCGCGCTTC from bacterium harbors:
- a CDS encoding coproporphyrinogen III oxidase (catalyzes the oxygen-independent formation of protoporphyrinogen-IX from coproporphyrinogen-III), whose protein sequence is MARARDRAGPRRRAGRRVRRGCRNAAEHAARAGAGGPCAAGAGQPLRTGVRARADGAAGQPPLRGGVRSDVNGVTSGARGTVVPAREPDAPRALYVHVPFCARRCSYCDFAVEAVRRPPTREWLDAIEAELRLRVAREGLGRLSLATVYVGGGTPSLLGVGALPALLDRIGTYADIAPGAEITAEANPESFTVALARDWRAAGINRVSLGAQTFHEGALRWMGRLHGADGPARAVAAAREAGFDNVSVDLIFGLPDRLGRDWGADLDRALGLEPEHVSLYGLTAEPGAPLGRWVAEGRERLPDEDTYAAQYLLAAERLTAAGFRHYEVSNFARPGRESRHNQVYWSGAPYLGLGPGAHSYLAGRRWWNVRSWAAYAAALGRGEVPEAGAETVEGAAARLERTWLALRTDQGFPLVAASQRQRRLAAQWAEQGWAVVIGDVLRLTPSGWLLLDRLAVELDDAA
- the hrcA gene encoding heat-inducible transcription repressor HrcA; amino-acid sequence: MSGDVLTERERRVLEAVIRTYVETAEPAGSRVVAKKYALGVSPATVRNTMADLEEKGFLYHPHASAGRVPTDRAYRYYVDSIMRPVRLTAAEQRRLRREIGDEEAAGAPLEWLIRRATQALGLLTGELGVAIAPRLDETVLEKLELVSVASDKVLLVLTLGSGRIRTVYVDLPSSVPPETLVSVTMVLNERLAGLTLAQVRQTLPERLRDSAALDDASATELLNVFLQAAEDVFDKTGADALHLGNASVLANQPEFSSGSSLKGLIELTERRELLASVLGDRVGTPSVHITIGGENADPMLTPFTLVTSPYRSGSLSGVIGVIGPTRMSYEKVAAIVRYTSLLLSELMGGEVDAPDHTVVA
- the dnaJ gene encoding molecular chaperone DnaJ; its protein translation is MRDYYEILGVPRDADTETIKKAYRKLALKYHPDRNNGSKEAEERFKEATEAYEVLRDPQKRAAYDRYGHAGVKGAGAGAGGFGGFDFADALEIFMRDFGGFGFEDLFGGRSTRRGARSSRRRGSDISVRVSLTLAEVAEGARKTFEVQVLDPCEACGGTGSENGAPLVRCRTCGGAGEVRRVQRSMLGQLVSVTTCPDCQGEGQIIERLCPECGGRGVEPVKRTFAVEVPPGVSNGDYLTLRGQGNAGVRGGARGDIMVVLDVEEDPRFVRDGADLYYTLPITFSQAALGAEVEVPTVHGMARLRIPPGTQSGRLLRMTGRGLPRLHGGGRGDQIVRIVVWTPTELTREQEALFRRLAEIESPPPAQHREDAGEQDRGFWSRVKNAFSA